ggtcgctaccgaGAATTCAAGAACAAACATGATATTTGCCATTGTTAGCAGCAACAGCAACTTAACATCAAAATAACACCTCCTTCCAATACATTCTCAAATACTTGTCTTAGAAGTTCCTTGATAGCAGCATAATCTTGTCACCCACAAATCATATAACATAACTGCAAAATATCAAATTTCAATACCACAAACAAATGACTCCGTATTTTATAATAGTATCATTCTAAACATAACTACATACACAGGCTAAATAGGTTGCCCGGATCATATCCATCCGAAATAATTAAAATATAGTAGCAACTACTAACTACATAAACATTTGGATGCACTTAACTAAGAGAAAATTAGTGTACTACCTTGATTCTCACACCACCCCCTTCCAGTTTCATAACAGTTACACCAATGAGAGTTTGTCTTTCAATCTGCGTAAGTAGAGTAACATGAAGTAGATCAGATTAGTACATTAATGATAAACTTTTTGGACAAATTCCCTGCAAGGATTGAAAggtaagtttttctttataaaactCAACCCATTTGGCCATTTACTTTTTTAAATGAGTACAGAtgtataattaaacaattaaaaaatAACTGTTGGTTCAAAATGGATCAAACAACTTGACTATGTTGCACTTGGACAGTAAGGCGCCTAAACACCTCCAGTTAAACTAAGAAACCAATAAAACAGATTTGCACAAAGATAATACATATACTTGTTGAAAATAATCGACTATAGAACATTAAGAatcacaaccattaaccaaaataaTCAGTAAAAGACACAAAAAAAGCAAATTGTAGGTACCTTTTCCATCATTAACAGCAATATACAGCTCTAAAGGTAAACTACATTCCCTTCTTTACCTGTAGCCAAACATATTTCAGAGGATAacaacataaaaaaataaaaataaaattagccTCAAATAAAGACGATACCTATTTCAATTTCAAAATATTTTaacagaatttgaaattgaagttcAAAATGCAAAAATAAAGAGTACTGTCTAAGTGTACTTAAATTTATAAACAAATGAGATTTACCTTCGGAACTTCGGACGCTTTGGAACACTGCTGCTGGGACCCGCACGAGACTTGCCAAACGCCTTCATCTTccttctttttctctcttcttcACTATCAGACTCTACGCCATTTTCCCTATCAGCATTAGTTGCTTCTCTCTCCAATTCCTCCCATGTCTTCCCTTCTTCTTCTTCAGATCCttcctcttcttcttcctcctcatcatcatcagattcaACCAACGAAGCACTATCCGACCCGTCATCTTCTGACTCAGATTCAGGTTCCACATCAGACGGTTCATAACCCTGGTCAGACTCTTGTGACCCATCAGAGTCAGAATCACTAGCTTCCAAATTCAAAAACTCCCATCCTCCTTCATCAATGAAGTTTTGTGGGTCATCAGTGATTGTTTTCAGTATGGCCCGCCAGTTCATGTTCAACCTgctttcataatacttaatatcaGTTGTATCTAACCATTCTTTGATTCCATCAAGTGAAGAAGAAGGAATCGAATCAATTCGAAGGACGTCCTTTTTAAAATCTTTAAACACAATAGCCATGTCAAAATTCTTTTGTCCGAGCCCGACTCTTTCAAGATTCACAATCTCAATTTCACTTAATGTAACTACGAAAAATGGAGTTTCAATCAGCTCGACTAAACAGGAAGAAGTTGGAACAATGAAAGCAGAAGCTTTGTGCGGTACCCCGTGAAACCCTAGCTCTCTTAAAGGCTGGTCAAACTCAAGGTCAAGACTTTTGAACTTCGGTTGTCCCCAAAGATCGTTAACCCGATTAACAAAATTCTGAAAACCCATATTGATTTTGTTTTTACGGTCCCTTTCTCTTTGTTCTTCCTCAATCTCATCTGGGTCATACGCAGACCGTTTACCACCGCCAAGCGTTTGGACAACATCCATAACCTCAACATAAAATTGAACATCTATGGTCTTTTTGTTTCCAACCATTATATGATtgtgaagatgaaagtgtaacaaAGTAATCATTTCTTTTTCTGCTGATTGAAAAAAAGCATGTTTAATATTACCAAATAGAATATCCACACGTTCATCGTTCCTTGATGTTGCGTATCTGAAACCGTTATCGTGTGCTTCTAAAGTACCCGGAAGCTTCCGCCCGCGACCCGGAAACGGTGGGCGGATCCAAAGATCGGGTAAACGAATCGGTTTGAATTTATTCCCAGCAAGCACAAGCCTTTCTTGAGTAACCAATGACGCTCTTTCGGCCCTTTCTGACTCACGAGAAACAACGCTTCTTCTAAGTGTTTTAATCTGCTGTACCACTTCACTAATATGCCTCGCGTCCTTAGAACGAAACGAGACCTCTTTCAAGAAAATATCTGTCTGATTCTTAACTGAATTCGGATCATTTGATGAAAACGGAGCTCCAGGAACGTTGAATATGATCCGAATGTAACTGTTACGGCTTGTATCTGCTTGACTTGAAACCGTCTTCACCGTAGCAACATGAAACGGAACCATGCATCCGTATAAAGGTATAAGAATTGACTCGTTCCTTTGGTCAACCACAATCATCAAATCTCTTGGTGGAGGAAGATCGTTTACATTTTTATATGCAATTAAATCATTTGAAGTTCTTGAAGATGATTTACGATCACCTGTTAGGTTCAAACAAATCACACAGTCTGTATCAATGGTTGCAACTCAACTTATCATcggatcatttatttatatatataaaaattatgcctggcaaacgggtcgggttgggtcgagacccaaaTGGGTTTGGGTCAAAACAGGTCATGGGTCAAAATTTAAATGGGTCACACGGGTTGGGTCGGGACCCGGGTTGGGTTGGGTCTGAGTGGGTCGAGACCCAAACGGGTTGGGTCGAGAACCAATTTGTTCAATAAAATTttagttttaaatatttttttataattttaattgtttattatttttattatttcattttattttattttattttattttggtaaATTACATCGTGCGACTAAAATTCAAAGTTTTACAGTTGGACCCATACAAGACCCGTTGGACCCGTCTCGATTTGTTACACTTGGTGGTTTTGAACCCGATCGACCCATTTCTtattttttgtccaagacccaatatGTTTAAAAGAAACTCATTGGAACAATTTATAGGGATGCGAATCTCAAAAACTGGAAACTTTACAACTCAACCCGTTTAACCCATATGCAAGACCCATTAGACCCAAATTGAGCACTTAGGGTTTGGTTTGCCAGGTACAATAAAAATACATTATTTttccacacacaaaaaaaaaaaagatcaccTGTTGCACTTCTGCCACCTGCAAGTCGTTGCGCGGTTTCTTCGTTCTTTTGACGCGCGAGTTCAGCTTGATGTTGTCTTCTTTGTTCTTCTTTAGACATTTCTTGATTGTCTGATCTTAAAGTTGCTTTAGAATATTCATTATGTCCCGAATCAACTTTAGGTTGTACTTTTTCATCTAAATCTTGCTCACCATCATTAAAAGAGTATGCAACATCTTTAAAAGCTTTAGTACTAAAACCAGTAACCACTTCATGACCATTATCAGTAACAATCACAGTATCAGCAAGCAATAGTGCATAGTTTTGACTCTTCGGTTTACTACTCTTTGTCTGCAAGTTTtgaatctgatgatgatgaggaggAAGAATAGGAGGGTAACAGATATCAACATTTTCTGCTTTCAACTTCACTTTGATTTTAGTAGGCTCTAAAATTGTTTTTTCAGTATCGTCCATTAACAAAGAATGAGTCACTTTCGTTTCTTCATCGATGACCTTCTCAAGCTTCGGGACAACGTACAATTTCATAACCGAAGCAGTTAAATAAGCAGCTTTTTTCACATTTGTCAACTCACTAGCCTCTTTAACAGCAAAAATATCCGCTAATCCATTTGTAACATCATTAAGTTGCAAACCAGATGACTTCAGTTTTTCAGCCCATTTCTCTAAAAGTTTCCCTTCAGGAGCCTCTTTTGCTATATGACCAAGAACAGGGGAATCAAGAGATTCAATGGATTGTAAAATGCTATCCATTTGGGTCGACCCGTCATCACTTTTTGGCTTCACATGCATCACAACATCTACACCTACTGCCTCTTTAGCAGACTTTTTAACAACATCAATCACTGAAGCTTTCTTTGGGCTACATAAGAAATGGATCTGTTTGTCTGAAAAAACCATTATTGTTTCTGGGAATTCATAACCAAGCAGCCATAGGTTTAAAGATGAAGACTTTAAATAACGAAGATCATTTGATAATGGTGGTGTTGCTACTGCAAAAGCATTACAATTTCCCCATAAATCATCTCTTTGTTCCCGCCAATGAGAATACAGAACCTTTAGTCGTCTAACGGATGTATTTGTATCTATTGTATATCCACCTCCAGCAGCTGCCATTTTCACTGATAATATAGTTTTCTTTAATTTCAATTTGAACAAATAAtcctttttaataaaaaaaaaacagaaaacatagcaATGATTTTCTTTTCATTTAAGATACCAAAAAATATCTGTTACTGTCAGTGTACTTTATAGCAGTTTTtatgttaaaataataaaaaagggAACATTCTAGAGTATTATTCATGAAAAAAATCTAGTAGACAACAGCCAGTTTCTGAAGCCTTAGTTTCCTCCAAAAAGACCATAATTAGGTAATGCAAGCCTACGATACGCGATCACCAGATAAAGCAAGAGAAGATGAGCAACTGCTGATATATCTAGAACTATTTTATTTTAACTTCTCCTCAATAATTCATTTATTAACTTTAGTCACTAGTAGTAGTAAGTAGATTTAACAATTATCAATTGCATAAATGATACTCCGTACTCCGTAACAGGTTTGTGTAAAGCTTAAAAAATCGCATATTTAGTTTGCAAGGTATAATAAGCATTTTAACTATAATAGACAACTTAAGAAGCGTATCACATGCACATAAATATGCAATTATGC
The window above is part of the Rutidosis leptorrhynchoides isolate AG116_Rl617_1_P2 chromosome 1, CSIRO_AGI_Rlap_v1, whole genome shotgun sequence genome. Proteins encoded here:
- the LOC139872681 gene encoding FACT complex subunit SPT16-like yields the protein MAAAGGGYTIDTNTSVRRLKVLYSHWREQRDDLWGNCNAFAVATPPLSNDLRYLKSSSLNLWLLGYEFPETIMVFSDKQIHFLCSPKKASVIDVVKKSAKEAVGVDVVMHVKPKSDDGSTQMDSILQSIESLDSPVLGHIAKEAPEGKLLEKWAEKLKSSGLQLNDVTNGLADIFAVKEASELTNVKKAAYLTASVMKLYVVPKLEKVIDEETKVTHSLLMDDTEKTILEPTKIKVKLKAENVDICYPPILPPHHHQIQNLQTKSSKPKSQNYALLLADTVIVTDNGHEVVTGFSTKAFKDVAYSFNDGEQDLDEKVQPKVDSGHNEYSKATLRSDNQEMSKEEQRRQHQAELARQKNEETAQRLAGGRSATGDRKSSSRTSNDLIAYKNVNDLPPPRDLMIVVDQRNESILIPLYGCMVPFHVATVKTVSSQADTSRNSYIRIIFNVPGAPFSSNDPNSVKNQTDIFLKEVSFRSKDARHISEVVQQIKTLRRSVVSRESERAERASLVTQERLVLAGNKFKPIRLPDLWIRPPFPGRGRKLPGTLEAHDNGFRYATSRNDERVDILFGNIKHAFFQSAEKEMITLLHFHLHNHIMVGNKKTIDVQFYVEVMDVVQTLGGGKRSAYDPDEIEEEQRERDRKNKINMGFQNFVNRVNDLWGQPKFKSLDLEFDQPLRELGFHGVPHKASAFIVPTSSCLVELIETPFFVVTLSEIEIVNLERVGLGQKNFDMAIVFKDFKKDVLRIDSIPSSSLDGIKEWLDTTDIKYYESRLNMNWRAILKTITDDPQNFIDEGGWEFLNLEASDSDSDGSQESDQGYEPSDVEPESESEDDGSDSASLVESDDDEEEEEEEGSEEEEGKTWEELEREATNADRENGVESDSEEERKRRKMKAFGKSRAGPSSSVPKRPKFRR